The genomic window CTAAGAGAAGTCATTAAATTATTGGTATTCCCAATCATCAAACAAAGATAGAAAATGGCCTCATAAGATATTATTGTTTCCTAATAGGATAATGCTGGTCTAGAAACTTAATCAAAATCACTTAGAAGCTGCCTTTTCTgattaatcattttaaaaatcaaaagagGGTTCTTTCTACAAACACATAATAAGTCTCACAGCATAAGTCCTAGTTAGCAAAACCtcttataagtaaacaaatCATAATGGGCCCACCGTCTGCACAATCCATTGCTCAGTGACCTTTGTTATGTTACTTCCATGGACTCAAACAGCAAACTGATGCACTGAACTCTTACTCTTAATTTTATAGGATGAATTAGCAAAAATTATAACAAGTTCACAAATCTTATAGGACCTTATTATTCATCACTCAGTGATCTTCAATGCATTACTTTCATGGACTTAAAATGGATAGTTTGTTGTACTAAGCTCACACCATTCACtggcgcgcacacacacacacacacttgttCTTTTACTTCTATGGATTTAAAACGGACAGCTTGATGCGCTAGCTTACACACTTCACATACAGACACAACACTTATGCTCATCAAGCCACATTATTTTTTCTGCCCATCTTTTATTCATTGTATCAGATTACACTTGATTATGTTCACACTTGATTATGTTCAATTGGTGGTGTAGTGTATAATAAAGAActtcttttgattgttttgatttgatGTATTGTTGCTTGTCCATAAGGATATAACATTGATAGGCTGATAGCCTTTTTTTGGGTCCTAGCTCATCTGAGAGATTGATTATCTACAACTGCTTGTATTTTACCCTCAGCTCTACTCAAGTTAGATTCAGCTATTTCAAGAGCTTGTCGAGCTTATTGCGGATCAATGTCAGCAGAAAAACATAGCACATCAAAACTATCATCCATGAAAGCAATGTAGGCAAGGAAAGGAATGAAGATTCAAGTGAAGAGGACTCACCTTCAAGGACAGTCCCGAAGACGATGTTCTGATCATCAAGCCGTGGACAAGGGCCCGGTCCTGTGGTCACCAAGAACTCAACATTATGGTACTCCGGATCAAGCCtaatctcatcatcatcatcattctccGAAAGGCACAAAGAAAGAGTTCCAGGCTTCCAATGCTTCAACTGAAACGACTGCGAATCCACAGTCTCCGAATTCTTCACCAAATTCGGCGGCGGCCGGATCTCTCCCTTCTCCCGCCGTCCCTGGCGACCGGCGGCGAAGAACTCGCCCTCCAAGATCTTGTGGACTAGAGCTCCGCGGTAAGACGAGGTGGCGCACATTGCCTTGAAGTTTGCCACGGTCTTGGGAACGACCTTGCCGTAGAGGCCGAAGATGATCCTTCCAAGAGGCTGGGAATCAGGGCAGGCGGAGAGGAGATCGGGAGCTAGAGGTCGGTCAGGGCGAAGGAAGGAAGGGCAGAGACTGAAGTCCATGAAGACGCGGTCGGTGATGGCCGGGGAGGGTGGATCTCCGGCAACAGCGGGGAGAGGTATAGGAAGGGTGGCGGTCGCGGCGGCTGCGGTGGAGGAGAGGAGAAGGGATCGACGGCGGATggttttagggttagggtttgaaggGAGGGGGAGAAGCGGAGGGAGGGAAGCCATGGAGGAGGAGTGGATGGTGACATTGTGAAGAAGAGGATGAGGATAGCGAGGGAACTTTGTGTTGAGATTTATTGTTTACACTTTACATATGGCCAGCTATtatttgaattcttttttttatttaatttaattttgatcatatatttatatatatatatatatataacatatggTCCTCGGTAAATTCGGAGAGTAAAAAAATGCGGGGCTTGGGTGGCAAGCACGAGACCACGCCAAAGACCTATTGCAATCATTTTTGCTACCGAGAAGACTTGAAGGTAATAAAAGTCTCATACTTTGACCTTAAGCAAGTGGGATTGTACCAGTGAGCTATAAACTCTTTGGCCCCACTGAGTTCCTACAAAATTTCTCCGCATTAATAAATCTAtggtatttaaaaataaaatatgtgttTTTCCCTTATTTTATAGGTTTACTATTTtactcttaatatatatatatatacacacacacgtGTGTGTGAGCTAGTGTCATCTACGAACGTTCGTAAATTCTTCATTTTATGAACATTCGCATATCGCCCTCTGATTCAAATCCAAAAGGATTTGATTTTGGATACACATTAACTCTTGTAAACAGTACTTAGTTTTACTGTacttataaatagtaatatagtgaaaaatcataatttgtttttaaaatcaatataaacttTGAACATTGTTTATGGCATTGTTCCCATACCCATTTCTCTCCGTCTCTTTTCATCTCTTACTTTTTATCAATTACAGACGTTCATAAAACGTCCGCAATTGacgtattatatatatatatatatgacaaaattcactgtttatattatttatcacACATGAAATTCATACTCTCAACCTCCTGTAGGATATACCCATGCAAACATGTTTTATTATTGGGCTATACCAACATTAATTTATGTATGACTACAAGATTTCTCATGCTGAATAAAGCCCaagtatttaaaaatgaaatacatacTCATCTCTTGTTTTATAGATTTACTATTttactcataatatatatatatggcattgTCCACGTTTATACTATTTATCTCATAAAGAGGAATTCAAACTCCCAACATCCTGCATGGGACACCTCACACTTGTGTAGCCATACTTACTATTGGGGTTATACCAATATTACcatacatataatatttttattttacattttattttttacttaactATGGTAATTTCGTTAATGAAGAGAATAGAGGGGGAAAGATGTTATGagtcattttcttcttttttttttgtggaaattgccaaaaacacgcTGTAAGTTCTTGATATTGCTAAAAACACGATTAGTTTTGCTGACTCCTCAAACAGCCCTTCCTTTgaatctgatgatttttttaaccccccaaacatctaatagtgattgatagagttaatttggaattttttggacgaaattgtcccttgcgtgggaagttatggcaagtgtgacagggtttgactataatgcccttggagtcaatgagtttctatttgaaaatgaagctttctatttaaaatatgaggtatgaggttctgtttaaaaaatgagttttctgtttaaaaaatgagttttctatttaaaaaaatgagttttttgtttaaaaaaattgagtttttctgctttaagaaatgagttttacgtttaagaaaagaggtttacgtttaaaaatgaggtctcgttttgaaatgatttttgcTTTTAAGAAAtgatttttctgtttaagaaatgagggttttgtttaaaaaaatgaggtctctgtttaagaaatgagtttttgtgcgtgtatttatcacccccaaaaatctctttatcAGCTGATTGAGCTGGGCAGTGAGGACAAAGCATGCTACCACAATCACGATCACGTctgcatgaaaaatgggatttcatgttcgagagaaaaaggtgcaacctttcgatgccttcgctcgacgagcgaggagcatcgcggtcttccccgaggtcgacgacgacgaagatgaaagagatgaggtcgacgagcggggaaggcgatgaagacgaagacgaagacggcgagatcgcaCCCTCAgtcggcgccgcttcctccctccgttcctcgccaccgacttaggcaccatggatccaaaaccccggaatgatccctaacccctaaccctattgctatccatgatGCGAGTCTCCGCatgatcgagaatggttccgctcgagttcagcccgtcttatccgacgtcgccaccgaagacctcaccactccgaccgccgaggaacgtcgccaaccggatcgccaacaccgataaaagatttctcctttaagactcCCACGCGAGCAGctaccttcgagatcgctcgcccggatccGGAGCTCAGCGACTCAGCCGTTCGCGAGATCgacgacgatgagatactcaacgtccctactcaatgaggtctctgtttaaaaaaataagctctcgtttaagaaatgagttctccgtttaagaaatgagttctctgtttatatgcttgtttgtctttgtttaactatcgatgtttcgtttaatatattgcgcttacgctttaaaaaaagtgcttaaatatcgttgtttctatttaaatatgtacgagctGCAACCTTTCGacgccttcgctcgacgacgaggagcatgcggtcttccccgaggtcgacgagcgaagaagatgaaaagagatgaggtcgacgacaggtggaagacgatgaagatgaagagcgAAGacgggcgagatcgaacccctcatcgacgccgcttcctccctccgctccGTCGGCatcgacttaggcaccatggatccaaacccctgaatgatccctaacccctaaccctattgctatccatgttgcggtctccgcaatcgagaatggttccgctcGAGTTCGACTTccgtcttatccgacgtcgccaccgaagacctcaccactccgaccgccgaggaacgtcgccaacccggatcgccaacgccaataaagatttctcctttaagaccccacacgagcacgCCACCTccgagatcgctcgccggaTCCGGAGCTCAGAGACTCAGCGTTCACGCGAGATCGcccgacgatgagatactcgatGTCCCTACTCATGAgggtttcgtttaaaaaaatgaggtctttgtttaaaaaaataagctctctgctttaagaaaatGAGTTCTCGCTTTAtacgcttgtttgtctttgtttaactatcgatgttttcgtttaatatattgcgcttacgctttaaaaaaagtgcttaaatatcgttgtttctatttaaatatgtcacgagtggccaagattaattggtttttatatccgggattaatttatcatgtaaatatttgtttttttcctgctttaaatattaatgtttttttgtttaaaaatgagttttatgtttaaaaatgagggtttctcgtttaagaaatgagttttctgctttaagaaatgagggtttctgtttaagaaatgaactctctgtttaagaaatgagttcatgtttaaaaatgaaatttctgctttaagaaatgagtacatgcaaagagtaatgcaaaaagaatgaaaaatgtatgcaaaaaggtttaagagcaatgatggaatttcataatgcagggggtaaaaaggaagtgaaacaataaaggaagggttgtctgaggtatgcaaaactcacaggggctgtttgggaagttttgaaattatcgaggggtaaacagtaattttcccttttttttttcattgatggGAAAATAACTCCAAATTGAAGATGAGATTTACTTTTGaatgaattaatatttttttaatcatgaatgaattaatattaattaaaataaatattaaatttttttttaaaaaaatatatttattaatatttatatttaaatatatttttaaataattaattttaacaaccggagtttgtgaattttttttcttttcatgtttattttttaatacaaatttaatttcaaattaataataaccggatattttaaatgtaataataaaaCGTGTGTGGTTTGTctatagttaaaaaattataaaaaaaagggttatATTTTGAACCCTCCGATTTGAACTTATGgtgaaaataaaataccatATTAATATTGtggttaaaatatcaaaattgtcccctattttatgtttttaatccttttagttcctctaatataaaatccgctcTTTTGATCctcatatttaaaaaacacatttacattatttttaatgaactGGAGGGACAAAAAATGACgtaaatgtgtaaatacgatAACCAAAAGGGCAGATATATCTACGACAGAAATGTGCAGGACTAAAAGAGTGGAttttatatcatcaataaatgaaCTAAATTTCAAGTGCCTTAGTGGTTTGGCAAAGACAGTTCTACTAATAActtgtaattaatttagaacACCTTCGTAGTTTAGCAAGGCAGTTCTTCTAATaacttgtaattaatttaaaactaaattataaatattttcatgttgttGCAATAATAATCTACAATTTATTGATGTTTATATTTCAACGAAACAAATTTTCatcttaatttaaaattatcaatattttttaattataaatacttttgaaattataatttgcttttaaagttttggtacaaaattaaaaacaattataaatattttaatatcattataatattatatgatttaGATAGGAAAAATTTTTTGAGATAATACCCTCAATTGGTcccctatatttttttctctcttctttttggTCCTCTACTTTCGAAATGCTCTCGACTAATCCCTTCTCTTTTGAAAATGTACTATTTAGTTAAACATGCTCATAGGgtcctctacttttgaaatgcGCACCACCCTAGCtcctaagtgggcacatttctaaaagtagagagCCCATGGAGCATTTTTAACTGAGCACATTTCTCAAAGATAGTGACTAGTCGGAGCATTCTCGaaagagggaccaaaagggaagagagagaaaagtacatggactattttggtgattataccaaaATTTTTAATGAGAGCGTGGCATGAGActtttctactttaatatatattaatataataccCAAGTTATGCATGGGAGATATTAACatgtgataaaaataatattcatccCCAATATAATTGTcatgattttaataataatagttgaaACTTAATTAAGTATATCGTtactcaaacttttaaaaataatacagttaatttaaaatttaaaaattattgaagcTCTTCaaccatatttttatattaaagtttcatcaaattttaaaattatccacgtttttttagattataaatatttttaaaattataatttactcTTAAAATTTGGgtacaaaattaaagataattataaatattttaatattgttataatattatttgattttggctttaaaaaaaacttttaatgagAAGTTgaacaaaattttaacataatcCAAACTACTTGAACAATAAGATAATAAGAGTTTAAATCAATagatattgaaaaattaatgtttactttttttttcaaaagtatttattaaaatattggtGCTAAAACCTGACTTCCAAGTCCACTTCCAACACTTCCCGACTTACAAGCCCACTtcccctctttctctctctctcgttcgCTTGCTCGATCTCTAGCTATGGACATCGCCGGAATCCACGTCGCCGATGACTCATCGCCGTCCATCTTCAACCGCCTTCAAGTCTCCCTCCAAGTCGCCGATGCCTCATCGTCGtccatctccaacagccttcaAGTCTCCCTCCAATCCATCCACGATTCCTTTGAGTCCGGCGACTTCCGCCGTTCCGACGAGGCCATCGCCTCCACCATCGCCCTCCTTGACTCCACTGCCGAGTCCTTGTCTTCCGACGCTGAGGAAGCCCTCTCTTTTATTCTCAGCTACctttcctcctcttcttccagCCAGGTATGTTCTCCTTCTCAAGCGATCCATTGATTTTATGGTAGTGTTTGTTCGAGTGTTGAAAATCTTCATTTTGGTGTCAGATGGTGGTGGAGGCGCTCTCGCTTGAGTTGCCGAAGGTGGTGGTGAGGCTCGCTGGTTTATCGGATGAATGCCGTGCGATTGCCGGCGCCATTGTTGATAGGTTGGTTTCGGTTTCCAGCGCCCGCGAGATGCTTGTGGTCCTCTGTGAGGTGGGTTCTTTAGGTGTTTGATTGAATGCCTCAGTGAACAAGTCTTGTTGCTTGATAACCTTTGCTTTTGATGCTACTCAttcattcttgttttctttgcaTGGTTTCTCGGATTGAAAGTGTGGGAATTGAGTTTTTATAGAAATACACATTGAGTTCAACTTGTGTTGAAACTGCATTAAAACTTCAGCTCATGTAAAAAGCCCCTTTCATGCTGTGTGAAAATTTTCTAGTTAGTACTTCAGTTTGTTGTGAATTCATGCAGAATGGTTTGATTCatctgttgttgttttttttaccaTTTATCCGTTTGATATTTTGTCATTTTAGTAAGTTTTTCCTATGCTGAAATTCTTGTATTTGACATAGTTTTTTTATCTCCATAATTGATCTCCAAAATGGTCCAGGCGTTACATTCCCATATCAAGGTTTCCAAAGCTCCGATTGATCACATTCTACTTTTAAGCAGACTCCCAAAAGGTGAGTTATACTTGataatttgaatattattttgcaTTGTGTTAATAAACAAATTGTGAAATGATCAAAGACAGATGTAGATGACCATGTAGTTGTTAGTGACCTAATTATAGCATTCTAGGTGTTGTAATAATAGATATGGCACAAACTATGAGTAAAACTTAGCAACTGCAACTCAACTTATTTTGATTGTATCTGTTGTGTCTCAAAGTGTTGAATTAGTCCGTCATTTCCCTAAAGTCATTGTAAACGGTGTATTTCATGCTTTTTTCTATAAAAGTATTATAAAACAAGTTTGCTACCATATTATTTGTCTGCTTCTATTTTTTGTAGCTTGCTAGTGTCTAATTGATAATGATACTAAAGTCCTTGTTTTGCAGATtgaggttttatttttaatgattaggATAGATGCTGTTTTAAcgaagttattttattttattttattttgttatttctttggTTTCAGTATTAAATTGCACACAAAGACATCATGTGCAACAAGTAAAAGCGGCACTTCCTGCTGTTCTTGAAGTTCTGTATGCTATATCTTCAGAAtctgatgaagaagaagactcTCTTTATGACTTGTTTTGTGAATCAATTCTTGTTGGCAGGTCTATCCAAGCACTATGCCAAAAATTGGTCTGTGCTTTTTGTGTAGTGACATTTTTATACCTTTTGTCTCTCTGGTCCCATATATGAAACATCAAAATTCTCTAATTCATCTTTTCGTCTCCCTTCTGTAGGATGGAAGAAGGAAAGAGGAACTTTGTGCTATTCTTGGTCTCTACGCATTACAAAGCATGGTCAGGAACTAACAAACATGGAGTATATTTAAGGTTTCATGAGGATCTTCTTCATCGCGTACTTACCATTTCTTTTCTCATGTGGTTTATTTTCTGTGTTCTAACTTCAGGCATTGATATCAAGAAGCAGACTAGCTCATAATACATCAACTTGTGTAGATGCTATTAAGCAAGTTTCAGAATTTCTTCTGTTTTGTGGTTTATCTTATGTTGATCTTTTGGCTGGAACTGCTGTTGATGCACTTATAAGCAAGATCTCAATAGGTGTTTcccctcccttttttttttatttttttttgctttcatgtcttttttttttattaatatttgttgtcTCTAACATGTCATCCATAATGATCAGAGGATGGTGACGATTTCATGACCTGCTTCTCTTTTAGCATGATTGGGGCATCACTTGCAGGTATATCCTTACTATATGTAATTGTCCATGATATTTAAGTTGAAACATGACCTTTTGGTGTTTGGAGAGTACTACATTGcccttttttttctaatgagtCTGATTACT from Dioscorea cayenensis subsp. rotundata cultivar TDr96_F1 chromosome 9, TDr96_F1_v2_PseudoChromosome.rev07_lg8_w22 25.fasta, whole genome shotgun sequence includes these protein-coding regions:
- the LOC120269156 gene encoding aberrant root formation protein 4 translates to MDIAGIHVADDSSPSIFNRLQVSLQVADASSSSISNSLQVSLQSIHDSFESGDFRRSDEAIASTIALLDSTAESLSSDAEEALSFILSYLSSSSSSQMVVEALSLELPKVVVRLAGLSDECRAIAGAIVDRLVSVSSAREMLVVLCEALHSHIKVSKAPIDHILLLSRLPKVLNCTQRHHVQQVKAALPAVLEVLYAISSESDEEEDSLYDLFCESILVGRSIQALCQKLDGRRKEELCAILGLYALQSMALISRSRLAHNTSTCVDAIKQVSEFLLFCGLSYVDLLAGTAVDALISKISIEDGDDFMTCFSFSMIGASLAVMWGHIFEEVAKAAGEEIIAALNILQNDNAKRWQAIGMFKHVLASIDYTWEIKLQCIELLSSILDGGNSDESSGDEIQFSSFMTTIFAALQGIQQFIIGASKASSRKKAFNTFQKVLSDIPTSFRLDMLKALITNSNSPSMIAILIDIVRMQMVIENNQGNNSARNQEKNQQNRMICSPFWSYGALEMVELVLRPPKGGPPTLPEDSEAVLSALNLYRFILIAESTGKTNRTGVMSPSNLRKAYEKWLLPLRTLLSGIQSENAENDSELADNILCALNPVQFVLHRCIDLVEECMKSQS
- the LOC120268247 gene encoding LOW QUALITY PROTEIN: peptidyl-prolyl cis-trans isomerase CYP28, chloroplastic (The sequence of the model RefSeq protein was modified relative to this genomic sequence to represent the inferred CDS: deleted 1 base in 1 codon); amino-acid sequence: MASLPPLLPLPSNPNPKTIRRRSLLLSSTAAAATATLPIPLPAVAGDPPSPAITDRVFMDFSLCPSFLRPDRPLAPDLLSACPDSQPLGRIIFGLYGKVVPKTVANFKAMCATSSYRGALVHKILEGEFFAAGRQGRREKGEIRPPPNLVKNSETVDSQSFQLKHWKPGTLSLCLSENDDDDEIRLDPEYHNVEFLVTTGPGPCPRLDDQNIVFGTVLEGLDVVGSIAAIPTYKPSERIRQFNDFAEFLGDERAVNARALWNRPLKTVYVSDCGELKVAKPSLSPSLP